A stretch of the Teredinibacter haidensis genome encodes the following:
- a CDS encoding REP-associated tyrosine transposase, with product MARPLRLEFAGALYHITSRGNRREDIYLTDKDRELFLAVLTEACDRYNWVCHAYCQMSNHYHLLIETPDANLSKGMRHLNGVYTQRFNHNHTRFGHVFQGRYKAILVDKNGYLLEVARYIVLNPVRAGMVRHAKDWPWSSYRATIGQAKETGGLQTEWLLAAFGHQKTRAITAYKDFVRQGKGQPSLWGTLKNQVYLGDEEFVEQMQQLIDGSKELSERPSSRRRAAPKPLAWYEAAEADRNTAISQAYASGGYSMKEIGEHFGLHYSRVSRILRKAKGKT from the coding sequence ATGGCCAGACCTCTACGCTTGGAGTTTGCTGGTGCGCTTTATCACATCACCTCGCGCGGAAATCGGCGTGAAGATATTTACTTAACGGATAAAGACCGTGAGCTGTTTCTCGCGGTTTTGACTGAAGCCTGTGACCGATACAACTGGGTGTGTCATGCCTACTGCCAGATGTCGAATCACTACCATCTTTTGATTGAAACGCCTGATGCCAACCTTTCCAAAGGTATGCGCCATCTTAATGGCGTGTATACACAGCGCTTTAACCACAACCACACCCGCTTCGGGCATGTCTTTCAAGGACGTTATAAAGCAATCCTGGTTGATAAAAATGGTTATTTATTGGAGGTGGCCCGTTATATTGTTCTTAACCCCGTGCGTGCGGGTATGGTGCGACACGCAAAAGATTGGCCCTGGAGTAGCTACCGCGCCACCATCGGCCAGGCCAAAGAGACCGGCGGGTTGCAGACCGAATGGCTGCTCGCGGCATTTGGGCATCAGAAAACACGCGCCATAACTGCCTATAAAGACTTTGTTCGCCAAGGTAAAGGCCAGCCCTCCCTGTGGGGAACGCTAAAAAACCAGGTATATCTGGGTGACGAAGAGTTTGTTGAACAGATGCAGCAGCTTATTGACGGCAGCAAAGAGCTGTCAGAAAGACCATCAAGCCGGCGGCGTGCTGCACCAAAACCTCTCGCCTGGTACGAAGCTGCCGAAGCAGACCGGAATACCGCCATCAGCCAAGCGTACGCCAGTGGCGGCTATAGCATGAAAGAAATAGGTGAGCACTTTGGTTTGCATTATTCACGGGTCAGCAGGATATTAAGAAAGGCAAAAGGCAAGACTTGA
- a CDS encoding efflux RND transporter periplasmic adaptor subunit: MTIRKLVKLSLIFILLTILGVAAYALLPSPDAPEYATASVYRGAIEQTVLANGMIQASKLVSVGAQESGQIVSLPVELGQKVKKGDLIAQIDSLTQQNSLKTAKAELKSLEAQVEAIVSQINLAQLEFNRQKTMLANHTSAKADYDIASANLEVLQAQKNQLSAEIARAEVNVDSANINLAYTTITAPMDGTVVYLAVELGQTVNAKQNTPTIVELAELDTMTVKAQISEADIIHVQPSQAVYFSILGDQRQRYSATLKAIEPGPTSMNGNDINMSPDDSEAIYYNALFYIENPEQKLRIGMTAEVSIVLNKADSALLVPSQILKKKSGRNTYLIEVLEGNTIELREVEVGINNRMQAEILAGLEENERIILASGAAGGHNIPQRRMRPARMPF; the protein is encoded by the coding sequence GTGACCATACGCAAACTCGTCAAGCTCAGCTTAATATTTATTCTTCTCACCATACTCGGCGTTGCGGCTTACGCGCTGCTACCATCGCCAGATGCACCTGAATATGCTACGGCATCCGTTTACAGGGGTGCCATTGAGCAAACGGTTCTGGCGAACGGCATGATACAGGCTTCAAAACTTGTGAGTGTTGGCGCACAGGAATCTGGTCAGATTGTCAGTCTCCCGGTGGAACTTGGTCAAAAAGTGAAAAAAGGTGATCTCATTGCGCAAATCGATAGCCTGACCCAGCAGAACAGTCTGAAAACCGCCAAGGCCGAACTCAAAAGCCTGGAGGCTCAGGTTGAGGCCATTGTGTCTCAAATAAACCTTGCCCAACTCGAATTTAACCGTCAGAAAACCATGCTCGCCAATCACACAAGTGCAAAGGCAGACTATGACATCGCCTCAGCCAACCTGGAAGTTTTACAGGCACAGAAAAACCAATTGAGTGCTGAAATTGCTCGCGCGGAAGTGAACGTGGACAGCGCCAATATCAACCTCGCATATACCACTATCACCGCCCCTATGGACGGCACTGTTGTCTATTTAGCGGTGGAACTTGGCCAAACCGTTAACGCCAAACAAAACACACCAACTATCGTTGAACTGGCCGAGCTCGATACTATGACTGTGAAGGCACAAATTTCTGAAGCGGATATTATTCACGTGCAACCAAGCCAAGCCGTTTATTTTTCTATTCTGGGAGATCAACGGCAAAGGTATAGCGCAACACTAAAAGCCATTGAGCCTGGCCCCACCTCCATGAATGGCAATGATATCAACATGTCCCCTGACGATAGTGAAGCGATTTATTACAACGCACTGTTCTATATTGAAAACCCCGAGCAAAAACTGCGTATTGGCATGACGGCCGAGGTTTCGATTGTGCTCAATAAAGCTGACAGTGCCTTACTGGTACCGTCGCAAATCCTCAAGAAAAAAAGTGGCCGTAACACCTATTTAATTGAGGTGCTGGAAGGCAACACCATTGAGCTTCGAGAAGTAGAGGTCGGCATTAATAATAGAATGCAGGCAGAAATACTCGCGGGGCTCGAGGAAAATGAACGCATTATTTTAGCCTCTGGCGCAGCGGGTGGCCACAACATTCCCCAGCGCCGCATGAGGCCAGCAAGGATGCCTTTCTAA
- a CDS encoding MacB family efflux pump subunit: MMSTSLLHLTNVSRCYPAGDQTLTVLKNVNVTIERGEFLAVVGSSGSGKSTLMNILGCLDKPSSGNYLIDGKDTAYMSADELATLRRERFGFIFQRYHLLNDLSALANTEIPAVYAGEKKEARRQRASSLLTRLGLAERLQHKPSELSGGQQQRVSIARALINGGEIILADEPTGALDSRSGNEMMSLLKELHREGHTIIIVTHDRNVAGYADRVIEIEDGTIVSDRISREPPPRTTEVRPEKKKAVLSLTSFAETMKMALVAMSSHRLRTFLTMLGIIIGIASVVSVVALGEGSSKAVLENINSMGTNTIAVSPGKGFGDRRSQRVRTLVAADADALNNLPFVEAITPESSANLSVRYGNQTINAKVEGVGLDYFQVRGYEIAEGQFWGEQSVTAKAQEAVIDENTKNELFSDTQALGKVIFLGKLPVRIVGITQKKESAFGNSDSLKIWLPYTTVATRITGQSSLDALTIRIKDNTPSAAAEQAIIALLKMRHGSEDFFTINTDTIKKNIEKTTGTMTLMVSAIAVISLIVGGIGVMNIMLVSVTERTREIGVRMAVGARQNDILKQFLTEAVIVCLAGGLIGIFLAYSVGLIFSGIGSSFTMIYTATSIVTAFVCATAIGIAFGFLPARNAARLDPVYALSRE, from the coding sequence ATGATGAGCACAAGCCTGCTACACCTTACCAATGTCTCTCGCTGCTACCCCGCTGGCGACCAGACGCTAACGGTTCTAAAGAATGTAAACGTAACCATAGAGCGAGGTGAATTTCTCGCGGTGGTTGGGTCATCCGGGTCGGGTAAGTCTACACTGATGAATATCCTCGGTTGTTTAGATAAGCCCTCGAGTGGCAACTACCTGATCGACGGCAAAGATACCGCTTACATGAGTGCTGATGAGCTGGCAACGCTTCGCCGAGAGCGTTTTGGTTTTATTTTTCAGCGCTACCATTTATTAAATGATCTTTCAGCCCTGGCAAACACAGAAATACCGGCAGTCTATGCGGGTGAAAAAAAAGAGGCCAGAAGGCAACGGGCCAGCAGTCTTCTTACGCGCCTCGGCCTAGCTGAACGCCTGCAACATAAACCGAGCGAATTGAGTGGCGGACAGCAACAACGCGTGAGCATTGCACGCGCGCTAATCAATGGTGGCGAGATTATTCTGGCTGATGAGCCTACGGGAGCCCTGGACAGCCGCAGCGGTAACGAGATGATGAGTTTACTGAAGGAGCTGCATCGGGAAGGCCACACCATTATTATCGTTACCCATGACAGAAACGTGGCCGGTTACGCCGATCGCGTTATAGAGATTGAAGACGGTACAATTGTCAGCGACCGCATTTCCCGCGAGCCACCGCCTAGAACAACCGAAGTGAGACCCGAAAAAAAGAAAGCCGTGCTCTCGTTAACCTCTTTCGCTGAGACCATGAAAATGGCTCTGGTCGCCATGTCGAGCCACCGCCTCCGTACATTCTTAACCATGCTGGGCATAATCATTGGAATCGCCTCGGTGGTATCCGTTGTTGCTCTCGGTGAAGGTTCCAGTAAAGCGGTACTGGAAAATATCAATTCCATGGGAACCAACACCATTGCTGTTAGCCCTGGCAAAGGCTTTGGTGATAGACGCTCACAGCGGGTACGTACTCTGGTTGCAGCAGATGCGGATGCTCTGAACAATCTGCCTTTTGTAGAAGCTATCACGCCCGAGAGTTCTGCTAACCTCAGCGTTCGGTATGGTAACCAAACAATAAACGCTAAAGTTGAAGGCGTTGGGCTCGACTACTTTCAAGTAAGAGGTTACGAAATCGCTGAAGGTCAATTTTGGGGTGAACAAAGCGTTACCGCAAAAGCACAGGAAGCGGTTATTGACGAAAATACCAAGAATGAATTGTTTTCAGATACACAGGCATTAGGGAAAGTGATTTTCCTTGGCAAGCTGCCCGTGAGAATAGTGGGTATCACCCAGAAAAAAGAAAGTGCATTTGGCAACAGTGATTCGCTGAAAATCTGGCTACCCTATACCACCGTAGCAACACGCATAACCGGGCAAAGCTCCCTAGACGCCTTAACCATTCGTATAAAAGATAACACACCGTCTGCAGCGGCGGAGCAGGCCATTATTGCGCTGCTAAAAATGCGTCATGGCAGCGAGGATTTCTTCACCATTAATACAGACACCATCAAAAAAAATATTGAAAAAACGACAGGGACTATGACATTAATGGTCTCTGCTATTGCCGTTATTTCACTTATTGTTGGGGGCATAGGGGTAATGAATATTATGCTGGTTTCTGTCACTGAGCGCACCCGGGAAATTGGTGTACGCATGGCTGTTGGCGCGAGACAAAACGATATTTTGAAACAGTTTTTAACGGAAGCGGTTATTGTATGCCTGGCTGGCGGGCTGATTGGAATCTTTCTTGCGTATTCCGTAGGTTTAATTTTTTCCGGTATTGGTTCCAGTTTTACAATGATTTATACCGCCACCTCTATAGTCACAGCGTTCGTCTGTGCAACGGCAATCGGCATAGCCTTTGGCTTTCTTCCTGCCAGAAACGCAGCGCGACTAGATCCGGTATACGCGCTTTCGAGAGAATAG
- a CDS encoding MipA/OmpV family protein, giving the protein MNKLLWPVFLSVLSCNAAAQEGSGRGAGGGPPRLSVGIAAILSDSPYAGEGARVIPIPLITYQGENFYFRGVTAGWNVVRNESFELSAITKFRFDGFSVNDLGREELASNGIDYRLLEDRDLALDAGVGMKWKGEAGEIELELLADVTDTSGGQEASVQYGYPVRLGNGMMTLNLGATWISEDNANYYYGTLDEEVARGVINYRPDAATIAHVGFSYFRPLGNKWSLMALVKYSMLPDEISNSPFIEPDTDSTVSALIGISRGF; this is encoded by the coding sequence ATGAATAAATTACTCTGGCCAGTTTTTCTGTCTGTATTGTCTTGCAACGCAGCGGCCCAAGAAGGATCAGGCAGAGGCGCGGGTGGTGGACCACCACGATTAAGTGTTGGTATCGCAGCAATACTCAGCGACAGCCCCTATGCAGGCGAAGGGGCGCGAGTCATTCCCATTCCGCTGATCACCTATCAGGGTGAAAACTTTTACTTTCGCGGCGTCACCGCCGGGTGGAATGTTGTCCGCAACGAATCGTTCGAGCTTTCTGCAATAACAAAATTTCGCTTTGACGGATTTTCAGTAAACGATCTAGGCAGAGAAGAACTCGCCAGCAATGGCATTGACTACCGATTACTGGAAGATCGCGATCTCGCATTGGATGCAGGCGTAGGCATGAAATGGAAAGGTGAAGCTGGCGAGATAGAACTGGAACTGTTGGCCGATGTGACCGACACAAGTGGAGGCCAAGAGGCATCGGTTCAATATGGCTATCCCGTTCGACTGGGCAATGGCATGATGACACTCAACCTGGGAGCCACCTGGATATCTGAAGACAACGCAAACTACTACTACGGAACGCTAGACGAAGAAGTGGCTCGCGGTGTTATCAATTACAGACCTGACGCAGCCACTATTGCGCACGTCGGTTTTTCCTACTTTCGCCCGCTCGGAAATAAGTGGTCCTTGATGGCGCTAGTGAAATACAGCATGTTGCCCGACGAAATCTCAAATAGCCCTTTCATTGAGCCTGACACCGATAGCACTGTATCAGCCCTTATCGGCATCTCACGCGGATTCTAA
- a CDS encoding RidA family protein, translated as MLGKIKARIKELDIELPEPSNPGGSYVPYHISGSLLFLTGQLCHWNGDRLFTGKLGAEFDTNEGSKAASICALNLLSQVDKALDGDLDRVVKIIRLAGYVNSTPDFHGQSQVMNGASELFIEVFGEKGKHTRLAVGVSSLPYNVAVEVEGVVEISPA; from the coding sequence ATGTTAGGAAAAATTAAAGCTCGTATAAAGGAGTTAGATATTGAACTGCCTGAGCCAAGTAATCCTGGTGGTAGTTATGTTCCATACCATATATCTGGGAGTCTATTGTTCTTAACAGGCCAGCTGTGCCACTGGAATGGTGATCGTCTGTTTACTGGAAAACTTGGAGCAGAGTTCGATACTAACGAAGGGAGTAAGGCCGCGAGCATTTGCGCATTAAATCTTCTTTCTCAGGTTGATAAGGCTTTGGATGGTGATCTGGATCGTGTTGTCAAGATTATACGCTTGGCGGGTTATGTAAACTCGACACCCGATTTTCATGGGCAATCTCAAGTTATGAATGGGGCTTCAGAGCTATTTATCGAGGTATTTGGTGAGAAAGGTAAGCATACGCGTCTGGCAGTAGGTGTGAGCTCGCTCCCGTACAATGTAGCTGTTGAAGTTGAAGGGGTTGTTGAGATCAGCCCAGCTTAA
- a CDS encoding type II toxin-antitoxin system CcdA family antitoxin, with the protein MDPLYNTEAPKKPTNLSVNSDLLAKTRALNINLSATLEQALKHRLAQAEAAKWAKNNKAAINAYNSFIETNGCFGDEFSTF; encoded by the coding sequence ATGGACCCCTTGTACAATACAGAAGCCCCAAAAAAGCCTACAAACCTCAGTGTAAACAGTGACTTACTAGCCAAAACACGAGCCTTAAACATAAACCTTTCAGCTACATTAGAACAAGCACTAAAACATCGGCTAGCTCAAGCTGAAGCGGCCAAATGGGCCAAAAATAATAAGGCTGCCATTAATGCATATAACTCTTTCATCGAAACGAACGGCTGCTTTGGCGACGAGTTCAGTACTTTTTAA
- a CDS encoding CcdB family protein, giving the protein MAQFDVYRNPSKQSKKHYPYLLDIQSPYISEIATRIIIPLGHAASFTNEAMTNLTPEISFEDEKLLLLTPQISSVPVNILSNPIGSLSHFREQIINALDFAITGI; this is encoded by the coding sequence ATGGCTCAGTTTGACGTATACCGCAATCCTAGTAAGCAGAGCAAGAAGCACTACCCATACCTACTTGATATTCAAAGCCCCTACATTTCGGAAATTGCCACACGGATAATTATCCCCTTGGGGCATGCTGCCTCATTTACAAATGAGGCAATGACAAATCTTACTCCAGAAATTTCATTCGAAGATGAGAAACTTCTACTTTTAACGCCTCAGATTTCTTCTGTTCCTGTTAATATTTTAAGCAATCCAATTGGCTCTCTTTCACATTTCAGAGAGCAAATTATTAATGCTCTGGACTTCGCGATTACAGGCATTTAA